The following proteins come from a genomic window of Pseudomonas sp. WJP1:
- a CDS encoding TOBE domain-containing protein — MTIKAINVRNQFKGVIKEILEGEVVSEIDVQTASGIVTSVITTRSVRDLELKVGSEVIAFVKSTEVSIAKL, encoded by the coding sequence ATGACCATCAAAGCGATCAACGTCCGTAACCAGTTCAAGGGCGTCATCAAGGAAATTCTGGAAGGCGAAGTGGTCTCGGAAATCGACGTGCAAACGGCGTCGGGCATCGTCACCTCGGTGATTACCACCCGTTCGGTGCGTGACCTTGAATTGAAGGTGGGGAGCGAGGTGATTGCCTTCGTGAAATCTACCGAAGTCTCGATCGCCAAGCTGTGA